A window of Tautonia plasticadhaerens contains these coding sequences:
- a CDS encoding DUF3987 domain-containing protein, with the protein MHRDCTAEASEPSTDGSGSSPFDAETLRHALWALDAAEGALGPEAVAKLDPGPAWTEALMTAASGGLDGLASWGKANKSNTRLRPILDAIDWTNQNRPEARRIVDVADGREWPVNPLGRDIPDPVPFPVEAFPDPVRLLIDETAGAFQVPPDFPGLVVICAAAAAIGQSVNLRLKRTWTEPPTLYGAAVGSPGDGKTHAAKFLVGPLRKIDDRLRRQYDRDLEAWEAEDSDERGPRPVRRRVMLRPDATRESVIAVHNDNPRGLLRHVDELTGWLYSMNEYRSGSGGDRPFWLSNWSGADAGAERKTNREVLDVSRPSVVVLGGLVPSKLPSLREKPGQNDGLTDRFLYAYPGIAVRRRWTEDTVSVEAEDSWAAALTALWHRPMEQGKEGPRPVVVDFSRDGKARWVEWYDAHQSERETPEFPEDLRGAWPKFETICARLALVLAQLRQAYGKVDAARPGGWSMEVGSSTEDEPPVRLPSPASVEAEDVEGAAALVDYFKVMARRVLGEIHEGRVEVPPDAHAILAWIRRKSLDHFSANDVNRDSLSRFRGRLDRRDAALGWLERQGCIRVRPEEDREGKSGRPPSPSYEVNPNLNAVPPRNPPNPLNP; encoded by the coding sequence GTGCATCGCGATTGTACGGCGGAGGCCAGCGAGCCTTCAACCGACGGCTCGGGATCGTCGCCCTTCGATGCCGAGACGCTACGCCACGCCCTCTGGGCCCTCGATGCCGCCGAGGGTGCCCTGGGCCCGGAGGCGGTCGCCAAGCTCGATCCCGGCCCGGCCTGGACCGAGGCGCTCATGACCGCCGCCTCGGGCGGACTCGACGGCCTGGCGAGTTGGGGGAAGGCGAACAAGAGCAACACAAGGCTCCGGCCGATCCTCGACGCGATCGACTGGACGAACCAGAACCGCCCCGAGGCCCGCCGGATCGTCGATGTTGCCGACGGCCGGGAATGGCCCGTCAACCCGCTGGGTCGGGACATCCCCGATCCGGTCCCGTTCCCGGTCGAGGCGTTCCCCGATCCGGTCCGTCTGCTGATCGACGAGACGGCGGGCGCCTTCCAGGTCCCCCCCGACTTCCCCGGCCTGGTCGTCATCTGCGCGGCCGCCGCCGCGATCGGCCAGTCGGTCAACCTCCGATTGAAGCGGACCTGGACGGAGCCGCCGACGCTATACGGGGCGGCCGTCGGATCGCCCGGCGACGGGAAGACGCACGCCGCGAAGTTCCTGGTCGGGCCGCTCCGGAAGATCGACGATCGCCTGAGGCGGCAATACGATCGCGACCTGGAGGCATGGGAGGCCGAGGACTCGGACGAGCGCGGCCCGAGGCCCGTCCGCCGGCGCGTCATGCTCCGGCCCGACGCCACCCGGGAGAGCGTCATCGCCGTGCACAACGACAACCCGCGCGGCCTGCTCCGACACGTCGACGAGTTGACCGGCTGGCTCTACAGCATGAACGAGTATCGCTCCGGGAGCGGGGGCGACCGGCCGTTCTGGCTGTCGAACTGGTCGGGGGCCGACGCCGGGGCCGAGCGGAAGACGAACCGGGAGGTCCTCGACGTCTCCCGGCCCAGCGTCGTCGTCCTCGGCGGACTGGTTCCCTCCAAGCTGCCCTCGCTGCGCGAGAAGCCCGGCCAGAATGACGGCCTGACGGATCGGTTCCTCTACGCCTACCCCGGGATCGCCGTCCGTCGTCGCTGGACGGAGGACACGGTCAGCGTCGAGGCGGAGGACAGCTGGGCCGCCGCCCTGACGGCCCTCTGGCACCGGCCGATGGAGCAAGGCAAGGAGGGCCCGCGTCCCGTCGTCGTCGACTTCAGCCGGGACGGGAAGGCCCGCTGGGTCGAGTGGTACGACGCGCACCAGTCGGAGCGGGAGACCCCCGAGTTCCCCGAGGACTTGCGGGGCGCCTGGCCGAAATTCGAGACGATCTGTGCCCGGCTCGCCCTGGTCCTGGCCCAACTGCGGCAAGCCTACGGGAAGGTCGATGCGGCCCGGCCCGGCGGCTGGTCGATGGAGGTCGGCTCCTCGACCGAGGATGAGCCGCCGGTCCGGCTCCCCTCCCCGGCCAGCGTCGAGGCCGAGGACGTCGAGGGCGCCGCGGCCCTGGTCGACTACTTCAAGGTCATGGCCCGCCGGGTCCTCGGGGAAATCCACGAGGGCCGGGTCGAGGTCCCGCCGGACGCCCATGCGATCCTCGCCTGGATCCGGCGGAAGTCGCTGGACCACTTCAGCGCGAACGACGTGAACCGCGACAGCCTGAGCCGCTTCCGGGGCCGCCTCGACCGTCGCGATGCGGCCCTCGGCTGGCTGGAGCGGCAGGGATGCATCCGCGTCCGTCCCGAGGAGGATCGGGAGGGTAAGTCCGGCCGCCCCCCCTCGCCGAGCTACGAAGTGAACCCGAACCTGAACGCCGTCCCCCCACGAAACCCACCGAACCCACTAAACCCGTAG
- a CDS encoding DUF1580 domain-containing protein translates to MIDVTFETIIPLGQVSALIPSSRPGKRTHISTIWRWATKGVKGARLETVTIGGSRYTSREAVQRFVERLSGSPGDQAGRDPSAASPVRTRRTEARRLRDSERAAQELERMGA, encoded by the coding sequence GTGATCGATGTCACGTTCGAGACGATCATCCCCCTCGGCCAAGTATCGGCCCTCATTCCGTCCAGCCGGCCCGGCAAGAGGACTCACATCTCGACCATCTGGCGATGGGCGACGAAGGGGGTCAAGGGCGCCCGGCTCGAGACCGTCACCATCGGCGGCTCCCGCTACACAAGCCGGGAGGCCGTCCAACGCTTCGTGGAGCGGCTCTCGGGCTCCCCGGGAGATCAGGCCGGCCGTGACCCGTCGGCGGCGTCCCCCGTCCGTACCCGGCGCACGGAGGCCCGGCGGCTCCGCGACTCGGAGCGGGCGGCCCAGGAGTTGGAACGAATGGGAGCCTGA
- a CDS encoding CHC2 zinc finger domain-containing protein, producing MVPNRSDGKGRRELGPIPFAEIVRDNPLAEVLRADGIALDRRGFVRCPFHAGGRERTPSMQVRDGRYRCFACGASGDVIDYVMARDGSGRLDALRTLGWRGQVEGGRVRSASGPSPRPETPAPAPPRPRVPAWRDPAWQAAVNAIVEDAEARLWSPEGRPALEWLRRRGLEDHTLSRFRVGFLARPARSETVEVLGLDVRSRPRGVWMPRGVVLPWVAPGAWYSATTGSEEPAPEARWCGVNVRRLHEEVSRPWRKESDGPKLMAAAGSERGHAYPWPDLCAGVPALICEGELDALLAFQEVGHVMNVVTVGSACQNPSRHTIEALALCPVWFLALDADGAGRSGARLWFQRGPNKARVLDLTDGLDLTELNENSSGLKSLMIQISLRI from the coding sequence ATGGTTCCAAACCGCTCCGATGGGAAGGGTCGTCGCGAGCTTGGGCCGATTCCCTTCGCGGAGATCGTGCGGGACAACCCGCTGGCCGAGGTCCTCCGGGCCGACGGCATCGCCCTCGATCGACGCGGGTTTGTCCGGTGTCCCTTCCATGCCGGGGGCCGGGAGCGGACCCCGTCGATGCAGGTCAGGGACGGCCGCTATCGCTGCTTCGCCTGCGGCGCGTCCGGCGACGTGATCGATTACGTCATGGCCCGCGACGGCTCCGGGCGCCTCGACGCCCTGCGGACCCTGGGATGGCGCGGCCAGGTGGAGGGCGGGAGGGTTCGATCGGCGTCGGGCCCATCCCCCCGCCCCGAGACGCCGGCCCCGGCCCCTCCGAGGCCCCGCGTCCCGGCCTGGCGTGATCCGGCCTGGCAGGCGGCCGTCAACGCGATCGTCGAGGACGCCGAGGCCCGCCTCTGGTCCCCCGAGGGCCGGCCCGCGCTCGAATGGCTCCGCCGCCGGGGCCTGGAGGATCACACCCTGAGCCGGTTCCGGGTCGGCTTCCTCGCCCGGCCGGCCCGATCTGAGACCGTCGAGGTCCTCGGGCTCGACGTTCGCAGCCGGCCCCGCGGGGTCTGGATGCCCCGGGGCGTCGTCCTACCCTGGGTCGCCCCTGGCGCCTGGTATTCTGCCACTACTGGTTCGGAAGAACCGGCCCCCGAGGCCCGATGGTGCGGCGTCAACGTGAGGCGGCTCCACGAGGAAGTAAGCCGTCCCTGGCGGAAGGAGTCGGACGGGCCGAAGCTCATGGCCGCTGCCGGGTCCGAGCGGGGCCACGCCTATCCCTGGCCCGACCTTTGCGCCGGAGTGCCTGCCCTGATATGCGAGGGGGAACTGGATGCGTTGTTGGCCTTCCAAGAGGTTGGCCATGTGATGAATGTTGTCACTGTCGGATCTGCTTGCCAGAATCCGTCAAGACACACCATTGAGGCCCTTGCGTTGTGCCCGGTTTGGTTTCTGGCCTTGGACGCCGATGGTGCAGGACGTTCGGGCGCCAGGTTGTGGTTTCAGCGTGGCCCGAATAAGGCCCGTGTGCTCGACTTGACTGACGGCCTGGACTTGACAGAATTAAATGAAAACTCGAGCGGTCTAAAATCTTTAATGATCCAAATATCATTGAGAATATGA
- a CDS encoding deoxyguanosinetriphosphate triphosphohydrolase family protein, whose amino-acid sequence MKREDRKHPDGTIQGKSSPADRDRILYSPEFRRLASVTQVAVAEGGLLFHNRLTHSLKVAQIGRRLAEGLLDSHREIAVSLGGIDPETVESAALAHDLGHPPFGHVAERKLDKLLLKEGVADGFEGNPQSFRIVTKIAVQGDHYDGLNLARATLNALLKYPHMRKPSGKGNKKWGAYTFEEDDFRFARALQTVGNGDSMCVEAQIMTWADDITYSVHDIEDFYQAGLIPLDQLTSKDGREVDRFLANVFERWSRKGITSKYGKDELSEAFRGLLKLAPIQEPYSGARRQQAALRNFTSGLIDRYVGHTKLIEGDNSSGNLEIDKNILMEVEMLKELLWYYVIKNPALASQEHGQSRIIEELFNIFAQAATSNDSDDWAILPGRARELIDEIVKLNGQNTSKNERLRVVADTVAGMTEQQALQMFHRLTAISPGSLFQPIAT is encoded by the coding sequence ATGAAAAGGGAAGATAGGAAACATCCGGATGGCACTATTCAAGGGAAGTCGAGTCCCGCGGATCGGGATCGTATCTTGTATTCCCCGGAGTTTCGCCGGCTCGCTTCAGTGACACAGGTTGCGGTCGCAGAAGGAGGTTTACTCTTCCACAACCGACTAACCCACAGTCTAAAGGTGGCACAAATTGGTCGTCGACTTGCTGAGGGGCTGCTCGATTCACATAGAGAAATCGCAGTATCACTTGGTGGCATCGACCCCGAAACCGTAGAAAGCGCTGCCCTCGCTCACGACCTAGGCCACCCCCCATTTGGCCATGTCGCCGAAAGAAAACTTGACAAGTTATTATTAAAGGAAGGAGTTGCCGATGGCTTTGAGGGCAATCCGCAGTCGTTTAGGATTGTCACGAAGATTGCCGTACAAGGGGATCACTATGACGGATTAAATCTTGCCCGCGCAACTCTAAATGCATTGCTGAAATACCCGCATATGCGGAAACCCAGTGGAAAAGGAAATAAAAAATGGGGCGCATACACATTTGAAGAAGACGATTTTCGGTTCGCTCGGGCCCTCCAGACGGTCGGCAATGGCGACTCGATGTGTGTCGAAGCTCAAATAATGACATGGGCCGACGACATTACATATTCAGTTCACGACATAGAGGATTTCTATCAGGCAGGGCTAATTCCCCTTGATCAACTGACTAGCAAAGACGGGAGAGAGGTGGATCGGTTTTTAGCCAATGTGTTCGAGCGGTGGAGCAGGAAGGGTATTACTTCAAAGTATGGCAAAGACGAGTTGTCTGAAGCTTTTCGCGGGCTTCTGAAACTGGCACCCATCCAAGAACCCTATAGCGGCGCCAGAAGGCAGCAAGCCGCTTTGCGAAACTTTACTTCGGGTTTAATTGATCGCTATGTGGGACACACAAAATTAATCGAAGGAGACAACTCAAGTGGCAATCTTGAAATTGATAAAAATATTTTAATGGAAGTCGAAATGTTGAAAGAGTTGCTTTGGTATTATGTTATAAAAAACCCTGCTCTTGCGTCCCAGGAGCACGGGCAATCCAGGATAATAGAAGAATTATTCAATATATTTGCACAGGCAGCTACCAGCAACGACTCAGACGACTGGGCAATCCTCCCTGGCCGCGCCAGGGAACTGATTGATGAAATCGTCAAATTGAATGGTCAAAATACATCCAAAAATGAACGGCTCCGAGTTGTTGCCGATACGGTAGCAGGAATGACTGAGCAGCAGGCTCTTCAAATGTTCCACCGATTGACCGCGATTTCGCCTGGCTCCTTGTTTCAGCCAATTGCTACATGA